The Xanthomonas sontii genomic sequence GGCACACTTCGATGCCGTCCAGACGCGGCAGCATCAGGTCCAGCACCACCACGTCGTAGCTGTTCTCCGCCGCCAGGCGGTAGCCGTCCAGGCCGTCGCAGGCGTAATCCACTTCGAACCCGCGGCCTTCCAGGTACTCGCCGATCATCTCGGAAATATTGCGGTTGTCTTCCACGACCAGCACGAGCCCGGATGTTTCCTTGGTCTGACGCATAACGCTTCCTCAGTCTTCAGCTTTGTGAAACATGCCGGATGGGCGGTGGTGGTGGCGTGAAGGCCGCTTCATCTGCCTGAGCAACAAAAAAACTACTGCGCGATCAATGGCTTGAGCTGAGGCCAGACATTGTCCAGCACCTTGGGCTGGGCCGCCGCGGTGGGGTGCAGGCCATCGCCCTGCATCAGCGCCGGGTTCAGCGCCACGCCCTCCAGCAGGAACGGCAGCAGGCCGGTCCGGTACTGCCTGGCCAGGTCCGCATAGACCGCACGCAGGCGCTGCCGGTAGCCCGGTCCGTAGTTCGGCGGCACGTCGATGCCCAGCAACAGCACCTTCGCACCGGCGTCACGGCTGAGCACGATCATCTTCTCCAGGTTGCCGCGCAGTTCGGCCGGGCTCAGCCCGCGCAACGCGTCGTTGCCGCCCAGTTCGATGACCACCACCGACGGCCGGTGCTTCTGCAGCAGCGCCGGCAGGCGGGTCAGCGCGCCGGAGGAGGTCTCGCCGCTGATGCTGGCATTGACCACCGCCGGTGGCGCCCGCATCTGTTGCTGCAGGCGCTTGTCCAGCAAGGCCACCCAGCCGGACTGCACCGGGATGTTGTGCGCCGCGCTGAGGCTGTCGCCGAGCACCAGCACCGGCCCCGTCGCACCTTTGGCACAGGCGATGGCGGGCAGCAGCACCCACCATGCCAGCAGCAGCCAGGCGCGGCGCATCCAGGCCCGCTTGCTTCTCGTCTCGTCGCCACGCATTGGAGATTCCCTCATCGACAGCCAGGCCCCCACGCTTCGCGCCAGCATCGCCATCGACGTGCGCGATGTCGGCAAATCCGTCAGCGGACCGGAGGGTACGGTCCACATTCTCGACAAGGTCGGATTGACCATCGGTGAAGGCGACAGCGTCGCCATCGTCGGCGCCTCCGGCTCCGGCAAGACCACCCTGCTCGGCCTGCTGGCCGGCCTCGACCTGCCCACGCGCGGCGAGATCGTGCTGGCCGGGCAGTCGCTCAACGCATTGGACGAGGAAGCGCGCGCCGCGCTGCGCGCGCGCGAGGTCGGCTTCGTGTTCCAGAGTTTCCATCTGCTGCCGTCGCTGACCGCGGCGGAAAACATCGCGCTGCCGCTGGAGTTGGCCGGACGCGAGGATCCGGCGCGGGTGCGCGAGGTGCTGGAAGCGGTCGGGCTGAGCGCGCGGGCGCGGCACTATCCGCGGCAACTGTCCGGCGGCGAGCAGCAGCGCGTGGCGCTGGCGCGCGCCTTCGTGGCGCGGCCGCGGATCCTGTTCGCCGACGAGCCCACGGGCAGCCTCGACCAGGCCACCGGGCAACAGATCAGCGACCTGCTGTTCGCGCTCAACGAAGGCAGCGACACCACCCTGGTGCTGGTCACCCACGACATGCGCCTGGCGCAGCGCTGCGAACACCGCTACCGGCTCGACGGCGGCCGCCTGCGCGGCGCCGACGCGGCGGATGCCGCATGAACGTGCTGCGCCACGCCGCGCGCGCACTGCGCCGCGAGCTGTTCGCCGGCGATCTGCTGACCGTGTTCGCCGCGCTGGTGCTGGGCGTGGCGGTGATGACCGCGGTCGGCACCCTGGTCGACCGGGTGACCCTGGCGCTGACCGGCAGCGCCGCCGAGGTGATCGGCGGCGACCTCGGCGTCAGCGGGCGCCAGGACATCCCCGCCGCCTTCGCCGAGGAAGCGCAACGGCGCGGGCTGCGCAGTACGCGCATGGTCAGTTTCCCCAGCGTGCTGTTCCATGGCGACGCCAGCCAGATGGCCAACATCAAGGCGGTGGGCGCGGGCTATCCGCTGCGCGGCGAGTTGCTGGTCGCGCGCGACACCGTCGGCGCCGGCAGCGAACGCGCCGGTCCGCCGCCGCGCGGCGAAGCCTATGCCGATCCGCGCCTGCTCGAGGCGCTGGGGCTGAAGCTCGGCGATGCGCTGGAGTTCGGCGCCGGCACGCTGCGCGTGACCCGGGTGCTGCGCGCCGAACCGGATGCCTCCGGGGAGCTGATGCAGTTGTCGCCGCCGCTGCTGGTGAACCGCGCCGACGTCGATGCCGCCGGTCTGCTCGGCCCCGGCAGCCGCGCTTCCTATCGACTGATGTTCGCCGGTGCGCCCGGCGAGATCGCCGCCCTGCGCGAATGGCTGGCGCCACGCGCCAAGGCCTACCGCCTGGTCGGCATCGAGGACACCCAGCGCGGCGTACGTGGCGCCTTCGACCGCGCCGGGCGCTTCCTGGCCCTGGCCGCGTTGCTGGCGGTGCTGCTGGCCGGCGTCGCCACCGCGCTGGCCGCCAACCGCTTCGCCCTGCGCCGCATCGACCAGGTCGCGGTCTTGCGTTGCCTGGGCGCGCGCCAACGCGACATCCTCGGTGCGCTGGCGGTGCAGTTGCTGCTGCTGGCGATCCCCGCCTGCGCACTCGGCGTGGGCCTGGGCATGCTGGCCCAGGTCGGCCTGGTCGAAGCGCTGGGCAGCCTGATTCCCGACCGCCTGCCGCTGCCGCAGGCGACCCCGGCGCTGGCCGGCGCCGGCATCGGCCTGTTGCTGCTGCTCGGCTTCGGCCTGCCGCCGCTGCTGCGCCTGCGCGACGTCCCGCCGATGCGCGTGCTCAACCGCAGCTTTGCCGCACTGCCGCCAACCTCACTGCTGGTCTACGCCGCGGCCCTGGTCGCCACCGTGGTGCTGGCGGTCTACGCCACCGGCGACGGCGTGCTGGCGGCCTGGGTGCTGGGCGGCCTGACCCTGCTGGCGGCGCTGGCCGCGGCGGTCGGCGGCGTGCTGCTGGCGGTGCTGCGGCGACTGCAGGGACAGCTGCGCGGGCCTTGGAAGCTGGGCCTGGCGGCGCTGACCCGGCGCCGCGCACTGAGCGTGGTGCAACTGGTGGGCCTGTCGCTGTCGCTGTGCGCCCTGCTGTTGCTGGCGGTGATCGGCCCCGGCCTGCTGGGACAATGGCGCGACCGGCTGCCGGCGGACACGCCGAACTACTTCCTGATGAACATCCAGCCCGATCAGGCCGAGCAGGTGCTCGGCACCTTGCGCACGCTCGGTGTCGCCGATGCGGCAGTCGAGCCGTTCAGCACCGGCAAGCTGGTGGCGATCAACGGCAAGCCGCCGCAGCGCCGCGAGCAGGGGCCGGAGGACGATGGCGATGGCAGCGACCGGCCGATCAACTTCTCCTGGCGGCACGAGTTCCCCGCCGCCAACCGGCTGCTGTCCGGACGCTTCTGGGCCGCCGACAGCACCGCCGCCGAGGCCTCGGTGGAGGAAGGCTGGGCGCAGCGTTACGGGCTCAAGCTCGGCGACCGCATCACCCTGCTGCTCGGCGACCAGCAACGCAGCTTCACCGTCACCAATGTGCGCAAGGCCGACTGGGATTCGTTCCGGGTCAACTTCTTCCTGCTGCTCAACGCCGGCGCAGTGCAGGATGCGCCGTACAACCTGATCTCCGCCTTCCACCTGCCGCGCGCCTCGGCCGCGCAACTGAGCGGGCTCAGCCGCGCCTATCCGAACGTGTCGCTGCTGGACATCGACGCGATCCTGCAGCGGGTGCGCGAAGTCATCGACCGCGTCGCCCAGGCGGTGCAACTGGTGATGGGCTTCAGCCTGCTGGCCGGCGCGCTGGTGTTACTCGCCGCCCTGCAGGCCACCGCCGGCGAGCGCCGCTACGACAGCGCGGTGCTGCGCACCCTGGGCGCGCGGCGCGGGCAGTTGCGCGGCGCGGTGCTGGTGGAGTTCGGCGCGCTCGGCCTGCTCGCCGCGATCCTCGCGGTCGGCGCGGCGGCGATCATCGGCGTGGTGGTGGCCAGGCAGGCCTTCGACCTCGCGCTGTCGCCGCCGTGGCCGGCGCTGCTGCTCGGCGGCCTCGGTGGCGTGGCGCTGAGCCTGCTAGCCGGCTGGTCCGGCACCCGCCGCATCCTGCGCACGCCGCCGGCGCTGGCACTGCGCGAGCAGTGAAGGAGCCGGGAGTGGGGAATCGGGAGTGGGGATTGGAGGAGCGCGACATGTGATGCTGTCGCCGCCGGCGCTCGACGGCAGTACGTGGCGACAATGGCCGCAACGCGTGTCGCGCCTCGGAAAGGTGTCTCGAAAGAACGCGACACGCGCAAGAAAAAGGGGAAGACGCCATCCCGGCCGCCTTCCCCACCCTGGCTGTGTTGCCGGCGCTGGCCTCAGCGCGCGGCCGGCGCCGGCGCCGTCCATTGCGCGAACACCGCATCGAGTTGCGCATCGCTGACCGGCTTGCCCTGTTGCACCGCCTCGGCCTGCGCGAACAGCGGCACGATGATCGCCATGCCATCGACCTTGGTCTTCAGCTGCACGCCCGGCGGCTTGCCGAGCAGGCCGTCCCAACGCGCGCGCACCCTGGCCCAGTAGTCCCGGGTTGCGCTCCAGTAGGTGCGGGCCGGGGTGAAGTCCACGCTCGTGGTCTTGACGTAGTCGTTGAAGCCGAACTCGCGGGCGATGGCCTGCTGGCTGCCATCGGGCTTGCGCAGCACCTTGGTGTTGAACTGCTCGTGGGTCCAGCCGGCCGGGGTCAGCGTGTGCCGGTTGATCACCGCCAGCGCGTTGTAGTCGCTGCGCTTGGTGTACTCGCGGCGCGGCAACGGGCGCCAGCTCAGGTCGCTGGTCCAGGTCGGATGGCCATCGGCGTAGTCCCAGCGGCCGGTGCCGCAGTAGCGCGGCGCGTCGCTGACCTCGTACACGCACTGGGTCCAGGCACCACGGGTGGTCGCGGCGTCGAGCGGGCGCACCTGCCAGGTCTGATCGGCGCTGAACTCGAAGCGCTGCGGCGCCTCGTAGATCCAGTCCTGGCGCCAGTGCTTGGTCACGTGCCCGCTCTTGGGCTCCACCAGCAGATGCTGTAGCACCACCTTGCGCGGACTGTCCTCGACCACGATCACCACTTCGTCGCCACCGCTGCGCATTGGCGCGGCGCGCGCGTAGCCGGGTTGCAGCAGCACGGTCTCGTCGAAGGCGAACGCCACCGTGTACTCGCCCTGCATCGCCAGGATGCTGGAACGGTCGCGCGCCGGGTCGGCGCTCTCGGCGTGGACGGGGAGGCTGCCAGCAAGCAGCAGGGTGCAGAGCAGGGGCGGAGCTTTCTTCATCGAGAGAGGTGTCTTGGTTGATGGGAAACGAGGAAACGCCAGCGGCCGCTCACAACCGCAGCAGCGGCCACGGCCGCTCGGGATCGGAGCGCGGCGCAGGGCGTCCGGCGCGGGCGCAACAGCAGTAGTCGACCAGCACATCGCCCTCGGCCGCCTCCAGGCGCGCGATGCGGCGGGCGATGCTGGCACCGAGCGGCGACACGCCGGCGACGCTGGCCGCCAGCACGCCATCGGCCGCGTGCAGGCGCAGCGCCCGTGCGTGCCAGCCGTCGCCGCGCAGGCGCCCGGCGACGCGCCGCCACAGCCGCTCGGCGACGCCGCCGTCGGCGGCATCCTGCGCCGCGGGTAGCGCCGACAGCAGCATGTCCCAGGCGACGAAATCGCTGTCGGGCAGCAGGTACAGGCGCCAGCAGCATTGTTGCTGGCGGTCGTAGAAGCGCAGGCTCTCCAGCACCCCATCGCTGTCCACGTCCAGGTGCGCGGCCACGCTGCAGGCGTGGCGCCAGCCGATCAGTTCGGCGCCGGTGTGGGCGCGGTACAGACACAACACCGTGCCCAGTGCGGCCAACTGCGCCGGGCGCGGCAGCGGCGCGGCGATCCGCTCCGGGCCGGTACGCGCTGGCGCAGCGATGCGCATGTAGGGCTACCAGTCCAGCGCCAGGCTGACCGAGACGTTGCGCCCGGCGCCGGTGTAGCGGTCGAGCACGCTGCTGCGGGCCAGGGTCGCGCCGGGCAGCATGTTCCAGTCGATGTAGCGGCGGTCGGCCAGGTTGAACACGCCGACGTCGAGCCGCGCGCCTTCGGTGAAGCGCCAGTGTGCGAGCAGGTCCAGCGTCGCGTAGCCGGCCGGCGTGTAATAGCTCGGCAGTTCCGGCCGGCGCTTCTTCGCCACCGCGGTGGCGACCAGTTGCGTACCCCAGGTACTGTGGTCGTAGCCCAGGCCGAGCACGCCACGCAGCGGATCCACGGAATTGAGCGGGGTGCCGTCGGTGCGGTTGTCGCCGCGGGCATAGGCCGCGCTGGCCTGCAGCGACCAGCCGCTCCAGCGCGCATCGAGTGCGCCGACGTCGATGCCGGCCTTGGCTTCCACGCCGTGGATCGTCACTCGGTCGACGTTGCGCGATTGATACAGCATCAGGCCGTCGGCGTTGAAGCCGACGAAGCGATAGGACTCGATGAAGTCGCGATAGGCGTTGCGGTACGCGCTCAAGCCGGCGTAGACCGCCGGACCGGCATAGCGCACGCCCAACTCCGCGCCGCGACTGGTCTCCGGCTTCAGGTCGGGATTGGCGATCGCGGTGTAGCCGATCAGCAGGTTGGTGAAGCCGATATTGACGTCGTTGTACGGCGGCGCGCGGAAGCCGTGCGCGTAGTTGGCGTACAGCGACCAGGCATCGTCCAGGCGCCAGATCGCGCCGAGCTTGGGCGAGACGTTGCGATCGCTGATCTTCTTCGCCGCCACGCCGGGATTGTCGGTGGCGAAGATCGCATCGACCTGCGGCGACAGCCGATAGTAGTCGGCACGCAGCGCCGGCGTCAGGCTGAAGCGGCCGTCGGCCAGCGCGATCTCGTCCTGCAGGTAGGCGCCGGCCTTGAGCGTCTCGGTGATCGGGAAGTCGCGGACCGGGAAGGTTTCCATGCCCACGGTCTTGCTGATCGTGCCGGTGCGCAGGTTCAGCGTGCGGCCGTCGCGCTTTTCGTGGGTGTCGGTGTGCGACAGGTCGATGCCGTAGCTGATGTCGTGGACGATGCGCCCCTGATCGACCCGCTTGTGCAGATTCGCCTGCAGTCCGTACAGGCGCTGGTCGAAGTCGTGCTCCATGTGCCGCAGCGTGCCGTTGCTCCGGCGCTCGTCGGTGCGTTGCAGGCTCTGGCTGTCCTGGCGGTACAGCTGCCACTGCAGGTCGTCGGCGAGCAGCGTGTCGAGCTGATCCACCTCGTGTGCCAGCGACACGCGGGCGCGGGTCTGATGGTCGCGGCCGCGCTGCGACAGGATGCTGGCGGTGACGTTGCTCAGCGCATCGATGCGCGAGTAGTCCTCGTTGCCTTCCACGGTCAGCTTGAAGCGCTGATTGGCGCTGGGCGCGTAGACCAGCTTGCTGAGCAGGCTGCGGCCGTCGCTGCTGAGCGGATTGGGCGCGGTGCGGGCGGCGCCGATGCTGCGGTTGTCGCCCTGGGTCTCGCTTTCCTGGCCCTGGCGATGGCTGAGCGCGGCCATGCCGCTCCAGCGGTCGCCGCCGAAGGCGACCAGCGCGCCGGCGAACAACCCCTTCCACTCGCTCTCGTAGCCGAACTTCAGGCCGACGTAACTGTCCTTGCCCGGCGCCAGGTAGTCGGCCGGATCCTTGGTGACGTAGGCGACCACCCCGCCCAGCGCATCCGAACCGTACAGCGCGCTGGCCGGACCGCGCACGATCTCCACGCGCTTGAGCGTGTCCATGTCGACGAAGTTGCGGTTGGCGTTGAGGTAGCTGCCGAAGCTGAAGGTGTCCGAGACCGGGATGCCGTCGGTCTGGATCAGCACGCGGTTGCCGTCCAGGCCACGGATGCGGATGCCGGAGATGCCGCTGAAGCGGCCGCTGTTGCCGGTGGCGGACACGCCGGGCGTATAGCGCAGCAGATCCTTCAGGTCGTGGACCAGTGCGCGGTCCATCTGTTCGCGATCGATCACGTCGACGCTGCCGGGCACGTCGACGATGGCGCGCTGGGTGCGGGTGGCGGTGACCTGCAGGCGATCGAAATCGCGGGTGGCGGCCGCCGCACTGGCGGCGTCGTCAGCGTCGGAGGCAGAGGCGGGTGCGGGAGCGGCATGCGCGCAGGCGGCCAGAGCCAGCCACAGCGCGCCGGTGAGCGGGGCGGTACGGAACATGGGGAGCATCGGTGGTCGCGTAAGACCCTCGACCGGCACGGCGCGGGGTCCGCGCCTGGCCGAGGGGGAGAGAAGGATCGCGACTGCGAGGCGGCCGCGGCCGACGCGCAAGGGCGTGGGCCAGGTGGCGGCAGATCGGGCGGGGAGACCGGCCGCGCGCGGCGGCCGGAGGGCATCACTTGGTCAGGATCAGCTTGTCGTTGCTGGTGTGGCGCAGACGATAGACGCGGTCGCCGTGCTGGATCAGCACTTCGCGGCGGCCCTTGAGCAGCGCCTGGCTGCTGATGGTTTCTTCGGCCGGCACGGCGCGCGGCACGGTGCGCTCGCGCAGGCTCAGGGTCTCGGGGTGACGCAACAGCACGGGTTGAGCGGTCATGGTCGAACTCCATCCACGGGGTGCATCGAGATGATAATGATTCTCAATACTTAATCAAGACCCATTCTCGCCCGATTCGATTGGCAATCCCGATCGAAACCCCGACCACGAAAGATTCCAAAGATCGCCACACATCAACGCCTTCGCCGCCGCGCCACCGCTGCACTGCGGCGGCGCAAGCGCATGCCGTCGTCAGCGCACCGCGGCGTCGACCCGTTCCCACCACGCCGCGTCGTCGCGCGCGGCCAGCTCCAGCGCAGCCAGGTTCTCCAGCAACTGCGCGACCCGGCTGGCGCCGAGGATCACCGTGGACACGTGCGGGTTGCGCAGGCACCAGGCGATCGCCAGCGCCGCCGGCGTCACGCCTTCGGCTGCGGCCAGCGCAGTGAAGGCGCGCGCGCGCTCGACCCGGCGCTGCGTGGGCGACCCGATCACCTCCTGCTGCAGCCAGGCATTGCGCTCCTGGCCCAGGCGCGAGGCCGGATCGATGCCGTCGTTGTACTTGCCGGTGAGCAGGCCCGAGGCCAGCGGCGACCAGATGGTGGTGCCCAGGCCGAGTTCGGCGTACAGCGGCGCATACTCCTGCTCCACGCGCTCGCGATGCAGCAGGTTGTACTGCGGCTGTTCCATCGACGGCCCGTGCAGGCCCAGCGCACGCGCCACCTGCGCCGCCTCGCGGATGCGCTCGGCCGGCCACTCGGAGGTACCCCAGTACAACACCTTGCCCTGGCGGATCAGCGCATCCATCGCACGCACGGTTTCCTCCACCGGCGTGTCCGGATCGGGGCGGTGGCAGTAGTAGAGATCCAGATACTCCACTCGCAGCCGCTTGAGCGCGGCATGGCAGGCGTCGGTGACGTGCTTGCGCGAGAGCCCGCGCTGAGTGGGGCGCGGCGACTCGACCGCGCCGAAGTAGACCTTGCTGGACACGCAGAAGCCGTCGCGCGGCAGCCGCAGGTCGGCGATCACGTCGCCCATCACCTGCTCGGCGCGGCCGTGCGCATAGACCTCGGCGTTGTCGAAGAAGTTGATGCCGTGGTCCCAGGCAGCGGCGATCAGGTTGCGCGCTTCGTCGCGGCCGGTCTGCCCGCCGAAGTTGATCCAGGCGCCGAACGACAGCGCCGACAGTTGCAGCCCGGTGGCACCGAGGCGACGGTAATGCATGGCAACTCCTCCTGCTGAACGAACCCGCGGCACGGCCGGGGGGCGGCCGCACAGTGTAGCGGCGCTGCCGCAAGGCCCCGTCGGCGCCGCCACGCCGTCGGCAGCCAGGCGCCCCGCTCTTGCGAATCCCCAATCCCCAATCCCGAATCCCCCGACTGAACACGCCTCGCCTTGCCGGCCGTCACCCCCTGCACTAGGCTTCCCGTCTTTGGTCGGGGACCGGGGACGCAGATGGTCGAGGGATTGGGAAGGATCGGCTTCGGCCTGTTCGGTTTGGCGGTGTTGATCGGGATCACCTGGCTGTTCTCCAACAACCGCCGGGCGGTGGACTGGAAGCTGGTCGCGACCGGCCTAGTCCTGCAGATCGGGTTCGCCTCGCTGGTGCTGCTGGTCCCCGGCGGCCGTGAGGTGTTCGACTGGCTCGGCCAGGTGTTCGTCAAGGTGCTGAGCTTCGTCAACGAAGGCTCCAGCTTCATCTTCGGCAGCCTGCTCGACACCAAGACCTACGGCTTCATCTTCGCCTTCCAGGTGCTGCCGACCATCATCTTCTTCTCCGCGCTGATGGGCGTGCTGTACCACCTGGGGGTGATGCAGGCGGTGGTGCGGGTGATGGCCTGGGCGATCACCAAGGTGATGCGCGTGTCCGGCGCCGAGACCACCAGCGTCTGCGCCAGCGTGTTCATTGGCCAGACCGAGGCGCCGCTGACGGTGCGTCCGTACATCCCGCGCATGACCGAGTCCGAACTGCTGACGATGATGATCGGCGGCATGGCGCACATCGCCGGCGGCGTGCTGGCGGCCTACGTGGGCATGCTCGGCGGCGGCGACCCGGCGCAGCAGGCGTTCTATGCCAAGCATCTGCTGGCGGCCAGCATCATGGCCGCGCCGGCGACGCTGGTGGTGGCCAAGCTGCTGATCCCGGAAACCGGCACGCCGCTGACCCGCGGCACGGTCAAGATGGAAGTGGAGAAGACCACCAGCAACGTGATCGATGCCGCCGCCGCCGGCGCCGGCGACGGCCTGCGCCTGGCGCTGAACATCGGCGCGATGCTGCTGGCGTTCATCGCGCTGATCGCGCTGGTCAATGCGCCGCTCACCTGGATCGGCGACGTCACCGGCCTGGCCAGCGTGATCGGCCGCCCGACCAACCTGTCCACCATCTTCGGCTACGTGCTGGCGCCGGTGGCCTGGGTGATCGGCACGCCATGGCCGGATGCGACCACGGTCGGTTCGCTGATCGGCCAGAAGGTGGTCATCAACGAGTTCGTCGCGTATACCGAGCTGTCGCGTATCGTCCAGGGCCAGGTGCCGGGCGTGAGCCTGAGCGCGGAAGGCCGGCTGGTCGCCACCTACGCGCTGTGCGGCTTCGCCAACTTCAGTTCGATCGCGATCCAGATCGGCGGCATCGGCGGCCTGGCCCCCGAACGCCGCCACGACCTGGCCCGCTTCGGCCTGCGTGCGGTGCTGGGCGGCTCGATCGCCACCTTCATGACCGCGACCATCGCCGGGGTGCTGTCGCACTTCGCCTGATCCGGCCGCGGCATCCGCCGCACCCGTCTTTCTTTTTTTCAGTTCCAGTCGAGAAGCAGTACATGCCTATGAGTTCGGTCATCGTCGTCGGTTCGTTCAATGTCGACCATGTGTGGCGTTGCGAGAATCTGCCCGCACCGGGGGCGACCATCGCCGGCCGCTACAGCACCGGCCCCGGCGGCAAGGGCTTCAACCAGGCGGTGGCGGCGGCGCGTGCCGGCGCGCGCACCAGCTTCGTCTGCGCGCTCGGCGACGACGCCGGCGGCGCGATGGCGCGCGGCCTGGCCGCGCAGGACGGTATCGCCCTGGTCGCCGAGGCCAGCAGCGAGCCGACCGGCACCGGCGGCATCTACGTCGACGGCCACGGCCGCAACACCATCGTCATCGGCGCCGGCGCCAACGCCGCGCTGAGCCTGGACTTCGTGCAGGCGCAGCGCCCGCTGCTGGGCTCGGCGCGGGTACTGCTGGCGCAGCTGGAATCGCCGATCGAGACCATCGAGGGCACCCTCGCCCTCGCCCGCGAGGCCGGCCTGACCACCGTACTCAACGCCGCCCCGGCCAACGCGCAGACCAGCATCGGCCTGCTCAAGCTGGCCGACGTGCTGACCCCCAACGAAACCGAGTTCGCCGCCCTGCTCGCCCGCCATGTCGGCGTGCGCGTGGACGCCGACGACGTCGCCGCCACCGATGGCGGCAGCCTGCACGCGCTGTGCCGCAAGCTGCTGCCGGGCGGCACCGTGGTGGTGACGCTGGGCGCGGTCGGTGCGTTCATCTCGCACCCCGAGGAGCGCCTGCTCGGCGACACCCAGCCCTACTACCGGATCGGCGCCGAAACCGCGCATACCGTGGACACCACCGGTGCCGGCGACGCCTTCAACGGTGCCCTGGTGGCGTCGCTGGCGCAGTCGCCGAACGCCGCGTTCGCCACCCACGTGCGCTTCGCCAACCACTACGCGGCGCGCTCCACCGAGGCCGAAGGCGCGGCGGCGTCGATGCCGCGGCTGACGCCCGAGGCCGGCTGAGCGATCGGCGCGACGGTGCCGGCCGTCGCCGTTGCCTGCCATCACAAACCAGCGCCGGCGCTGCGCCGGCCACGCATCCGACAAGGAGTTGCCGATGCCCCGCCGTTCCGTCAGCCCGTTCGCCGCGCTATGCGCACTGCTGCTCCCGCTGTCCGCGGCCGCGGCACCGCGCTGCGACTGGAACAGCCTGGCCACCGACGCCGACCGCGCCGCGGTGACCGTCTCCGCCAAACGCCTGCAGCAGGTGATCGCGGCGCATTACGACGATGCCGAGCAGGAAAAGGGCGCGGCGCTGGCGCGGACACTGCTGCAGCGCGCGCAGACGCCGCAGCAGCCGGGCACATTGGAAGGCCGCTGGAAGGTGCGCTCGATCCAGGTCGACCCGCACTTCGCCTACGCCTATCCCTACTTCAAGGCCGAGATCCGCCGCGCTCCCTGCGGCTACCACCTGAGCAAGACCAGCGGCTCGCAGCGCCGCAGCGGCACGCTGTATCCGCTGTCCGCCGGCAGCCATGAGCTGGCCTTCCTCGGCGCAAGCACGGTCAACGACGAGCCGGAAGCGGCCTACACGCCCGGCCATGCCTCCGACGGCACGCACGGCAACAGCGTCGGCCGCCTGGTCGCGCTGGGTCCGGACGAACTGCTGCTGATCCTGGACGGCAAGGACAACGGCTTCGAGCTGTACCAGCTGATGCGCTGACGGCCGCGCGGGTCGCCC encodes the following:
- a CDS encoding arylesterase codes for the protein MRESPMRGDETRSKRAWMRRAWLLLAWWVLLPAIACAKGATGPVLVLGDSLSAAHNIPVQSGWVALLDKRLQQQMRAPPAVVNASISGETSSGALTRLPALLQKHRPSVVVIELGGNDALRGLSPAELRGNLEKMIVLSRDAGAKVLLLGIDVPPNYGPGYRQRLRAVYADLARQYRTGLLPFLLEGVALNPALMQGDGLHPTAAAQPKVLDNVWPQLKPLIAQ
- a CDS encoding ABC transporter ATP-binding protein, which codes for MTIGEGDSVAIVGASGSGKTTLLGLLAGLDLPTRGEIVLAGQSLNALDEEARAALRAREVGFVFQSFHLLPSLTAAENIALPLELAGREDPARVREVLEAVGLSARARHYPRQLSGGEQQRVALARAFVARPRILFADEPTGSLDQATGQQISDLLFALNEGSDTTLVLVTHDMRLAQRCEHRYRLDGGRLRGADAADAA
- a CDS encoding ABC transporter permease; the protein is MNVLRHAARALRRELFAGDLLTVFAALVLGVAVMTAVGTLVDRVTLALTGSAAEVIGGDLGVSGRQDIPAAFAEEAQRRGLRSTRMVSFPSVLFHGDASQMANIKAVGAGYPLRGELLVARDTVGAGSERAGPPPRGEAYADPRLLEALGLKLGDALEFGAGTLRVTRVLRAEPDASGELMQLSPPLLVNRADVDAAGLLGPGSRASYRLMFAGAPGEIAALREWLAPRAKAYRLVGIEDTQRGVRGAFDRAGRFLALAALLAVLLAGVATALAANRFALRRIDQVAVLRCLGARQRDILGALAVQLLLLAIPACALGVGLGMLAQVGLVEALGSLIPDRLPLPQATPALAGAGIGLLLLLGFGLPPLLRLRDVPPMRVLNRSFAALPPTSLLVYAAALVATVVLAVYATGDGVLAAWVLGGLTLLAALAAAVGGVLLAVLRRLQGQLRGPWKLGLAALTRRRALSVVQLVGLSLSLCALLLLAVIGPGLLGQWRDRLPADTPNYFLMNIQPDQAEQVLGTLRTLGVADAAVEPFSTGKLVAINGKPPQRREQGPEDDGDGSDRPINFSWRHEFPAANRLLSGRFWAADSTAAEASVEEGWAQRYGLKLGDRITLLLGDQQRSFTVTNVRKADWDSFRVNFFLLLNAGAVQDAPYNLISAFHLPRASAAQLSGLSRAYPNVSLLDIDAILQRVREVIDRVAQAVQLVMGFSLLAGALVLLAALQATAGERRYDSAVLRTLGARRGQLRGAVLVEFGALGLLAAILAVGAAAIIGVVVARQAFDLALSPPWPALLLGGLGGVALSLLAGWSGTRRILRTPPALALREQ
- a CDS encoding DUF6607 family protein, translated to MKKAPPLLCTLLLAGSLPVHAESADPARDRSSILAMQGEYTVAFAFDETVLLQPGYARAAPMRSGGDEVVIVVEDSPRKVVLQHLLVEPKSGHVTKHWRQDWIYEAPQRFEFSADQTWQVRPLDAATTRGAWTQCVYEVSDAPRYCGTGRWDYADGHPTWTSDLSWRPLPRREYTKRSDYNALAVINRHTLTPAGWTHEQFNTKVLRKPDGSQQAIAREFGFNDYVKTTSVDFTPARTYWSATRDYWARVRARWDGLLGKPPGVQLKTKVDGMAIIVPLFAQAEAVQQGKPVSDAQLDAVFAQWTAPAPAAR
- a CDS encoding Hemin transport protein, yielding MRIAAPARTGPERIAAPLPRPAQLAALGTVLCLYRAHTGAELIGWRHACSVAAHLDVDSDGVLESLRFYDRQQQCCWRLYLLPDSDFVAWDMLLSALPAAQDAADGGVAERLWRRVAGRLRGDGWHARALRLHAADGVLAASVAGVSPLGASIARRIARLEAAEGDVLVDYCCCARAGRPAPRSDPERPWPLLRL
- a CDS encoding TonB-dependent hemoglobin/transferrin/lactoferrin family receptor, yielding MFRTAPLTGALWLALAACAHAAPAPASASDADDAASAAAATRDFDRLQVTATRTQRAIVDVPGSVDVIDREQMDRALVHDLKDLLRYTPGVSATGNSGRFSGISGIRIRGLDGNRVLIQTDGIPVSDTFSFGSYLNANRNFVDMDTLKRVEIVRGPASALYGSDALGGVVAYVTKDPADYLAPGKDSYVGLKFGYESEWKGLFAGALVAFGGDRWSGMAALSHRQGQESETQGDNRSIGAARTAPNPLSSDGRSLLSKLVYAPSANQRFKLTVEGNEDYSRIDALSNVTASILSQRGRDHQTRARVSLAHEVDQLDTLLADDLQWQLYRQDSQSLQRTDERRSNGTLRHMEHDFDQRLYGLQANLHKRVDQGRIVHDISYGIDLSHTDTHEKRDGRTLNLRTGTISKTVGMETFPVRDFPITETLKAGAYLQDEIALADGRFSLTPALRADYYRLSPQVDAIFATDNPGVAAKKISDRNVSPKLGAIWRLDDAWSLYANYAHGFRAPPYNDVNIGFTNLLIGYTAIANPDLKPETSRGAELGVRYAGPAVYAGLSAYRNAYRDFIESYRFVGFNADGLMLYQSRNVDRVTIHGVEAKAGIDVGALDARWSGWSLQASAAYARGDNRTDGTPLNSVDPLRGVLGLGYDHSTWGTQLVATAVAKKRRPELPSYYTPAGYATLDLLAHWRFTEGARLDVGVFNLADRRYIDWNMLPGATLARSSVLDRYTGAGRNVSVSLALDW
- the hemP gene encoding hemin uptake protein HemP, with product MTAQPVLLRHPETLSLRERTVPRAVPAEETISSQALLKGRREVLIQHGDRVYRLRHTSNDKLILTK